Proteins from one Pseudomonas sp. KBS0710 genomic window:
- a CDS encoding ABC transporter ATP-binding protein, with amino-acid sequence MSVDSGLQVRGLRKRYNNGVEALRGVDLSVGPGMYGLLGPNGAGKSSLMRTLATLQQPDAGSITLDGVDVLADGDHLRRRLGYLPQQLGAYPGVSARDLLDRFAWLKGRTDSRQRREEIEALLQKVNLQDAAHRALATYSGGMLRRFGIAMALVGSPRLLIVDEPTAGLDPAERNRFHRVLADVAAESIVLLSTHIVEDVENLCSRLAVLAGGQILVEGRPGDLLGAEQGRLWEASFGRGEPLPAALHVAASPEGSRVIVHGERPADPRFTAHAPRLEDIYYLALAQAGEAIAP; translated from the coding sequence ATGTCAGTCGATTCAGGTTTACAAGTGCGCGGCCTGCGCAAGCGCTACAACAACGGCGTCGAAGCCTTGCGTGGCGTGGACTTGAGCGTGGGGCCGGGCATGTATGGCTTGCTCGGCCCCAATGGCGCAGGCAAAAGCAGCCTGATGCGCACCCTGGCGACCTTGCAGCAGCCGGATGCGGGCAGCATTACCTTGGATGGCGTGGATGTATTGGCCGATGGCGATCACCTGCGGCGCCGCCTGGGTTACCTGCCACAGCAACTGGGCGCGTATCCGGGGGTGAGCGCGCGGGATTTGCTCGACCGTTTTGCCTGGCTCAAGGGCCGCACCGACAGCCGCCAGCGTCGCGAGGAAATCGAAGCGCTGCTGCAAAAAGTCAACTTGCAGGACGCCGCCCACCGCGCGCTGGCGACTTATTCAGGTGGCATGCTGCGCCGGTTCGGCATTGCCATGGCGCTGGTGGGTTCGCCACGCCTGCTGATTGTCGATGAACCCACGGCGGGCCTCGACCCGGCCGAACGCAACCGCTTTCATCGGGTGCTGGCCGATGTGGCGGCCGAATCCATTGTGCTGCTCTCGACCCATATCGTCGAAGACGTCGAGAACCTGTGCAGCCGCCTGGCGGTGCTGGCCGGCGGGCAGATTCTGGTTGAAGGGCGCCCGGGCGATCTGCTCGGCGCCGAACAGGGCCGGTTATGGGAAGCCTCGTTCGGCCGCGGCGAGCCGTTGCCGGCCGCCTTGCATGTGGCCGCAAGTCCCGAGGGCAGCCGTGTGATCGTGCATGGCGAACGCCCCGCAGACCCGCGCTTCACCGCCCATGCGCCGCGCCTGGAGGACATCTATTATCTGGCGCTGGCCCAGGCCGGTGAGGCCATCGCACCATGA